The nucleotide sequence GCTGCATTTCATTTTTATGGTTTAGGAAAACCCCGACATAAATGTAGGCAATAATCAGCGTGACCACAACATTTAACAGGCTGCCAATCGCATCCATCACAAGCTGGCCTTTCTGTGGGAACCTATCCACGACAATCCCGATTGAAATATGGCCATCGACCCGTTGCGTGTAGGCAAGCCCGCACATGATAAGGACGATCATGCCTAGCTGAACGATTTCCACATCACCGATGATTGGAGTAACCGTCAGACGGCTAATCACGGCAATCGCAATAAAAAACATCATAAATGCCATGACAGCTAAAGCAATCCATCGTGTCACNTATTCTTTTTAAAATGGAAAGCTTCTAACCCTTCGAAAATTAGGATTAGAAGCTTCTGTTGCTACTTAGAATGGTTTTTGCAATCCTTCTTCTTCCATTATTTTAAATAATTCATCAACCATTTCTTGGCCATTGTATCCTTTTTTGTCTGCATCTTCAATCCAAGCATCCCATGCTGGTTTGCCGGCTTCTTTAAAACGTTGGGCTTCCTTGTCAGATAGTGTAATGATTTCTCCGCGTCCTTCTACTTCTTTCTCTAATGTTTTAT is from Pueribacillus theae and encodes:
- a CDS encoding TRAP transporter small permease, which translates into the protein MTRWIALAVMAFMMFFIAIAVISRLTVTPIIGDVEIVQLGMIVLIMCGLAYTQRVDGHISIGIVVDRFPQKGQLVMDAIGSLLNVVVTLIIAYIYVGVFLNHKNEMQ